A single genomic interval of Ramlibacter pinisoli harbors:
- a CDS encoding glycine zipper domain-containing protein codes for MNESKRNLSEKTDRPVAKAGVGAVAGGVAGGVAGGAAAGAAAGGITGPVGAVVGAAVGAAIGAVAGRQMRKHDPVVEDTYWRDNYASRPYVTSGATYDEYAPAYRYGADSYARYPDRSFDDVEPELSRDWGTARGRSSLGWEHAKHASRDAWHRVSNAAERALPGDADGDGR; via the coding sequence ATGAACGAGTCCAAGCGAAACCTGAGCGAGAAGACCGATCGCCCCGTGGCCAAGGCCGGCGTCGGCGCGGTGGCGGGCGGCGTGGCGGGCGGCGTTGCCGGTGGGGCGGCCGCAGGTGCCGCGGCCGGCGGTATCACCGGGCCGGTGGGGGCGGTGGTGGGTGCTGCGGTCGGTGCCGCGATCGGCGCGGTGGCCGGCCGCCAGATGCGCAAGCACGACCCGGTCGTCGAAGACACCTACTGGCGCGACAACTACGCGAGCCGGCCCTACGTGACCAGCGGCGCGACCTATGACGAGTACGCACCGGCCTATCGGTACGGCGCCGATTCGTATGCCAGGTATCCCGACCGTTCGTTCGATGACGTCGAGCCCGAACTGAGCCGGGACTGGGGCACGGCCCGTGGCCGTTCCTCGCTGGGCTGGGAGCACGCCAAGCATGCGTCCCGAGATGCCTGGCACCGGGTGAGCAATGCCGCCGAGCGCGCCCTGCCGGGCGATGCCGACGGCGACGGCCGCTAA
- a CDS encoding enolase C-terminal domain-like protein, with product MPDPLHRLSDLRLRGVTCTAVEVPLRYVLGTSAATVRAAPLLLVDVHTEQGITGRSYVFCYRRSGARPIADAVEDAADIVRGERIAPLSMAARLQRRFALIGVTGIVRMALSAFDMALWDAMAVAAGVPLVTLLGGEPRPVRAYNSCGLGLMSPQAAADEAERLLEGGLRAVKLRLGYRTLAEDLAVTREVRARLPDHVELMVDYNQALSRVEALERGRALQSEGVAWLEEPIRHDDLAGNAEIARSLELQLQLGENFNGPQDLLRALQAQACDLVMPDVARIGGVSGWMQAAGVAEAHGIPMSSHLMPEVSAQLLAATPTCHWLEYVDWTDAIAAEPVKIVDGCWPAMDKPGSGLAWDAAAVAKYRLA from the coding sequence ATGCCTGACCCATTGCACCGGTTGTCCGACCTGCGCCTGCGCGGCGTCACCTGCACCGCGGTGGAGGTGCCGCTGCGCTACGTGCTCGGCACCAGCGCCGCCACCGTGCGCGCCGCCCCGCTGTTGCTGGTGGACGTGCACACCGAGCAGGGCATCACCGGCCGCTCCTACGTCTTCTGTTACCGCCGCAGCGGCGCCCGGCCCATCGCCGATGCCGTCGAGGATGCCGCCGACATCGTGCGCGGCGAGCGCATCGCGCCCCTGTCGATGGCGGCCCGGCTGCAGCGCCGCTTCGCCCTGATCGGCGTGACGGGCATCGTGCGCATGGCGCTGTCCGCGTTCGACATGGCCCTGTGGGATGCCATGGCGGTCGCCGCCGGCGTGCCCCTGGTGACCCTGCTCGGGGGCGAGCCGCGCCCGGTGCGGGCCTACAACTCCTGCGGCCTGGGCCTCATGAGCCCGCAGGCCGCGGCCGATGAGGCCGAGCGCCTGCTCGAAGGCGGCCTGCGTGCGGTGAAGCTGCGCCTGGGTTATCGCACGCTGGCCGAGGACCTGGCGGTCACGCGCGAAGTGCGGGCGCGGCTGCCGGACCACGTGGAGCTGATGGTCGACTACAACCAGGCGCTCTCGCGCGTCGAGGCGCTGGAGCGCGGCCGCGCACTGCAGTCCGAAGGGGTGGCCTGGCTGGAGGAGCCGATCCGCCACGACGACCTGGCGGGCAATGCCGAGATCGCCCGGTCGCTGGAGCTGCAGCTGCAACTGGGCGAGAACTTCAACGGTCCGCAGGACCTGCTGCGGGCCCTGCAGGCCCAGGCCTGCGACCTCGTGATGCCCGACGTGGCGCGCATCGGCGGCGTCAGCGGCTGGATGCAGGCCGCCGGCGTCGCCGAGGCGCACGGCATTCCCATGAGCTCGCACCTCATGCCCGAGGTCAGCGCACAGCTGCTCGCGGCCACGCCCACCTGCCACTGGCTGGAATACGTCGACTGGACCGACGCCATCGCGGCGGAGCCCGTGAAGATCGTCGATGGCTGCTGGCCCGCGATGGACAAGCCCGGCTCGGGCCTGGCCTGGGACGCGGCGGCGGTCGCGAAGTACCGTCTCGCCTGA
- a CDS encoding ketopantoate reductase family protein, protein MRIGIMGSGGLGGYFGAKLADGGADVHFIARGAHLEAMRRDGLRIDGPSPLHVRQVQATSQPADVGVVDVVMLAVKLWDTEQALEQIRPMVGPDTTVISFQNGVLKDQYLRAAFDPKQVMGGVGYVATTIAAPGVIRQTGPMQRLLFGEFDGSRSARGEALLAACLAGGIQAELSPAILREIWQKYVFLVGLSGTTTTMRTTIGPIRSNPQTRAFLADVMQEVIAVGRAHGVDLPPDYLRSALERADTVAPDMTSSMHHDLERGGRLEVRWLAGGVVELGRAKGVPTPLNRAIADILALRAEGAAHA, encoded by the coding sequence ATGCGCATCGGAATCATGGGCTCGGGCGGGCTCGGCGGCTACTTCGGGGCGAAGCTGGCGGACGGCGGCGCCGACGTCCATTTCATCGCCCGGGGCGCGCACCTGGAGGCCATGCGCCGCGACGGCTTGCGCATCGACGGACCCAGTCCGCTGCACGTGCGCCAGGTCCAGGCGACCAGCCAGCCGGCGGACGTCGGCGTGGTCGACGTCGTGATGCTGGCGGTCAAGCTCTGGGACACCGAGCAGGCGCTCGAGCAGATCCGGCCCATGGTCGGCCCGGACACCACCGTCATCTCGTTCCAGAACGGCGTGCTCAAGGACCAGTACCTGCGCGCCGCCTTCGATCCGAAGCAGGTCATGGGCGGCGTGGGCTACGTGGCCACCACCATCGCCGCGCCCGGCGTCATCCGCCAGACCGGCCCGATGCAGCGCCTGCTGTTCGGCGAGTTCGACGGCTCGCGCTCGGCCCGTGGCGAGGCGCTACTCGCCGCCTGCCTGGCCGGCGGCATCCAGGCCGAGCTGTCGCCCGCCATCCTGCGCGAGATCTGGCAGAAGTACGTGTTCCTGGTCGGGCTGTCGGGCACCACCACCACCATGCGCACCACCATCGGCCCGATCCGGTCCAACCCGCAGACGCGCGCCTTCCTGGCCGACGTGATGCAGGAGGTCATCGCGGTGGGCCGCGCGCACGGCGTGGACCTGCCGCCGGACTACCTGCGCTCGGCCCTGGAGCGGGCCGACACCGTGGCGCCGGACATGACCTCCTCGATGCACCACGACCTCGAGCGCGGCGGCCGGCTCGAGGTGCGCTGGCTGGCGGGCGGGGTGGTGGAGCTCGGGCGCGCCAAGGGGGTGCCCACACCCCTGAACCGGGCCATCGCCGACATCCTGGCGCTGCGCGCCGAAGGGGCCGCCCATGCCTGA
- a CDS encoding LysR family transcriptional regulator, whose amino-acid sequence MDINLARTFLEIAASRSFVQAAARLNVTQTAVSARVRTLEELLGRQLFLRNKAGASLTPAGEQFHHYAQALVQVWDRARHEMSMPPGSSALLAAGCEPSLWDPLVLDWLQWMRKGAPGHALYTDIGKAEDLLDRVTSGMLDLAVLYAPRHRPGLRIELLFEEKLVLVSTTAGLEKPDPASYVYVDWGGEYGEQHHLAFPDLGRAGVSVNFGPLGLEYLLANGGAGYFRQSVAARHVAAGRLHWVAGAPQFLYPAYVVYPTDADAAVLQPALAGLREVAARAKAAQAARPVRGRRHP is encoded by the coding sequence ATGGACATCAACCTGGCCCGCACCTTCCTCGAGATCGCCGCCTCGCGCAGCTTCGTGCAGGCCGCTGCGCGCCTGAACGTGACCCAGACCGCCGTCAGTGCCCGCGTGCGCACCCTCGAGGAGTTGCTCGGTCGCCAGCTGTTCCTGCGCAACAAGGCCGGCGCCTCCCTGACGCCGGCCGGCGAGCAGTTCCACCACTACGCGCAGGCGCTGGTGCAGGTGTGGGACCGCGCAAGGCACGAGATGTCCATGCCGCCCGGCAGCAGCGCCCTGCTGGCGGCGGGCTGCGAGCCCAGTCTCTGGGACCCCCTGGTGCTCGACTGGCTGCAGTGGATGCGCAAGGGTGCGCCCGGCCATGCGCTGTACACCGACATCGGCAAGGCCGAGGACCTGCTCGATCGCGTCACCAGCGGCATGCTCGACCTCGCGGTCCTGTACGCCCCGCGCCACCGGCCGGGCCTGCGCATCGAACTGCTGTTCGAGGAGAAGCTGGTGCTGGTGAGCACGACGGCGGGGCTGGAGAAACCCGACCCGGCCAGCTATGTCTACGTGGACTGGGGCGGCGAGTACGGCGAGCAGCACCACCTGGCCTTCCCCGATCTCGGCCGCGCCGGCGTCTCGGTCAACTTCGGCCCGCTCGGGTTGGAATACCTGCTCGCCAATGGCGGGGCAGGCTACTTCCGGCAGAGCGTCGCCGCCCGCCACGTCGCGGCGGGGCGGCTGCACTGGGTGGCCGGCGCGCCGCAGTTCCTCTACCCCGCCTATGTCGTGTACCCGACCGATGCCGACGCGGCCGTGCTCCAGCCCGCGCTCGCCGGCCTGCGGGAAGTGGCGGCCCGCGCGAAGGCGGCGCAGGCCGCGCGGCCGGTGCGGGGCCGCCGGCACCCCTGA
- a CDS encoding DUF3606 domain-containing protein, which translates to MSDKSTQRRTAQVIDLDNYADVWFWSRYLEVPADRLRQVVGEVGPEMDKVRRYLLRANRAAEAAAATTH; encoded by the coding sequence ATGAGTGACAAGAGCACACAGCGCCGGACCGCCCAGGTCATCGACCTGGACAACTATGCCGACGTGTGGTTCTGGAGCAGGTACCTCGAGGTTCCTGCCGACCGCCTGCGGCAGGTCGTCGGCGAAGTCGGCCCCGAGATGGACAAGGTGCGCCGCTACCTGCTGCGGGCGAACCGGGCGGCGGAAGCGGCGGCCGCCACCACCCACTAG